In a single window of the Methylococcus sp. Mc7 genome:
- the gndA gene encoding NADP-dependent phosphogluconate dehydrogenase translates to MKNGNADVGLIGLAVMGQNLALNIADHGYTIAVYNRNYERTREFMAHCERAEPSRARILPCAGLAEFVQAIQRPRRIVLLVKAGAGTDAVIGQLLPLLDPGDLVVDGGNAHWLDTIRRERELDAAGFRFIGSGVSGGEIGARFGPSLMPGGSAESWRLLEPVWRAIAAKVDPATGQPLEGAEPGRPVAGGEPCTALIGPNGAGHYVKMVHNGIEYIDMQLISESYWLLKHLGGLEAGAIASIFRDWNQGELSSYLIEITSDILQQKDPSGDGFLVDKVLDAAGQKGTGQWTAASALEQGIPANAIAEAVFARALSALKEERVAASAILQGPEVRREADTAHLVEAVRDALYCAKICAYAQGFQLMAEAQKTYGWQLDFATIARIWRGGCIIRARFLQKITDAYTLDAALSNLMLDPYFRNALHRGQDHWREIVALAVQNGLPVPAFGSALAYFDGYRSASLPANLLQAQRDYFGAHTYERTDRPRGRFFHLDWPAPDRPEAEAGG, encoded by the coding sequence ATGAAGAATGGGAATGCCGACGTCGGACTCATCGGCCTGGCCGTGATGGGCCAGAATCTGGCGCTCAACATCGCCGATCATGGTTATACGATCGCGGTTTACAACCGCAACTACGAGCGTACCCGGGAATTCATGGCCCACTGCGAACGCGCCGAGCCGTCCCGGGCACGCATTCTTCCCTGCGCCGGATTGGCGGAGTTCGTGCAGGCCATTCAAAGGCCGCGGCGCATCGTTCTCCTGGTGAAAGCCGGCGCGGGAACCGACGCCGTGATCGGGCAGCTCCTGCCGCTGCTGGATCCGGGCGACCTCGTCGTCGACGGTGGCAACGCCCACTGGCTGGACACGATCCGGCGGGAGCGGGAACTGGACGCCGCCGGGTTCCGCTTCATCGGTTCCGGCGTCTCCGGCGGAGAAATCGGTGCCCGCTTCGGGCCCTCCTTGATGCCGGGCGGAAGCGCGGAAAGCTGGCGTTTGCTGGAGCCGGTATGGCGGGCGATCGCCGCCAAGGTCGATCCGGCCACCGGGCAGCCGCTGGAGGGGGCGGAGCCCGGCCGCCCCGTTGCCGGTGGCGAGCCTTGCACGGCCCTGATCGGCCCGAACGGCGCCGGCCACTACGTCAAGATGGTGCACAACGGCATCGAATACATCGACATGCAGCTGATCTCGGAAAGCTACTGGCTGCTGAAGCATCTGGGCGGCCTGGAAGCCGGCGCCATCGCGTCCATTTTCCGGGATTGGAACCAGGGCGAGCTTTCGAGCTATCTCATCGAAATCACCAGCGACATCCTGCAGCAGAAGGACCCTTCCGGCGACGGTTTCCTGGTCGACAAGGTCCTGGATGCGGCGGGGCAGAAAGGCACCGGGCAATGGACCGCGGCCAGCGCGCTGGAGCAGGGCATACCGGCCAACGCCATCGCCGAGGCGGTGTTCGCCCGGGCGCTTTCCGCCCTCAAGGAGGAGCGGGTGGCCGCAAGCGCGATTCTGCAGGGTCCGGAGGTCCGGCGAGAGGCCGATACCGCGCACCTGGTCGAGGCGGTCCGGGATGCCCTGTACTGCGCCAAGATCTGCGCCTATGCCCAAGGTTTCCAGCTCATGGCCGAAGCCCAGAAGACCTACGGCTGGCAACTGGACTTTGCGACCATCGCCCGCATCTGGCGGGGCGGCTGCATCATCCGCGCCCGTTTCCTGCAAAAGATCACCGACGCGTACACTCTGGATGCCGCGCTGTCGAACCTGATGCTCGACCCCTATTTCCGCAACGCCCTCCATCGGGGCCAGGACCACTGGCGCGAAATCGTGGCGCTCGCCGTCCAAAACGGGCTGCCGGTCCCGGCTTTCGGCTCGGCCTTGGCGTATTTCGACGGTTACCGCAGCGCCAGCCTGCCCGCCAACCTGCTGCAGGCCCAGCGCGACTATTTCGGCGCCCATACCTACGAACGCACCGACCGGCCGCGCGGCCGTTTCTTCCATCTCGACTGGCCGGCGCCGGACCGACCCGAGGCGGAGGCCGGCGGCTGA
- a CDS encoding trypsin-like peptidase domain-containing protein, whose protein sequence is MKMRSLSLAIAIASSSSAHADQAEPAQYRPAVPLSAASVSASGFLGGDQPFELELPAVVADLTPENPGEFKTGTVYSLPIPVTPSVLRWEAVPGGYAARIRVSSANAVRLRLHLVFGSTLPPLELRLQGNEDATLPAPIDNSAIHGNALWLPLTLGNRADLEIFVGGTTSPEALDLRLDKINLILVDASNPATSGFSAQSVGYAEHRQYDLACWSNDPAYPALQIAAAATANINYLRKGASYLCSGTLLNDKGGTNTPWFATANHCLPDQTIADTASFEWFWQATDCNAYYTDSRYSQTFGGAQLLWTDFHREPSFLRLRNPPPANVYFSGWNTAIKVGDAVWGVHHPRGDHTMVSKGKVTALKETITASGGTHLLDQVRYVHGGTEGGSSGSGLFAVSGGTAYWKGSLFGGSAEDYQDSDYSHFAGYYEQIKPWLTSCAPPWGGSIPGGQSVTAYQRETASKCASVSEVRTCTDGNLSGSYTYETCTHVPGAACTLPWGGTLEDGQSVTAYQIDSAVNCASVAEVRACLEGTLSGSFGYQTCTSSVDSASMTVVHPAGGETFAAGQTVPIQWRLTGYGSKAKVNVALSKNGGAKWSALKSGARNTGSWNWKVRKGQATSRALIRVCLPKTKKTPAICDISDAVFTVQK, encoded by the coding sequence ATGAAGATGCGCTCCCTGTCACTGGCCATTGCCATTGCAAGCTCCTCCTCCGCCCACGCCGACCAGGCCGAACCGGCGCAGTATCGGCCCGCTGTTCCGCTGAGCGCGGCAAGCGTCTCGGCGAGCGGCTTCCTCGGCGGCGACCAGCCTTTCGAGCTGGAACTGCCCGCGGTGGTGGCAGACCTCACTCCGGAAAACCCCGGCGAGTTTAAGACCGGCACGGTGTACTCACTGCCCATCCCCGTCACGCCGTCGGTGTTGCGCTGGGAAGCGGTCCCAGGCGGCTACGCGGCCCGTATCCGGGTGTCGTCCGCCAATGCGGTGCGGCTCCGGCTGCACCTGGTTTTCGGTAGTACCCTGCCGCCCCTCGAATTGCGCCTCCAGGGCAACGAGGACGCGACCCTGCCGGCGCCGATCGACAATTCGGCGATTCACGGCAATGCGCTTTGGCTGCCCCTCACTCTGGGAAACAGAGCCGATCTCGAGATCTTCGTGGGCGGTACCACATCGCCGGAGGCGCTCGATTTGAGGCTCGACAAGATCAACCTCATCCTGGTGGATGCCAGCAACCCGGCCACTTCTGGCTTCTCCGCCCAAAGTGTGGGATACGCCGAACATCGGCAATACGACCTCGCCTGCTGGTCGAACGATCCGGCGTATCCTGCGCTGCAGATCGCGGCAGCCGCCACCGCCAATATCAATTACTTAAGAAAGGGCGCTTCTTACCTCTGCAGCGGCACCCTGCTGAATGACAAGGGTGGCACCAACACGCCCTGGTTCGCCACGGCCAACCACTGCCTGCCGGACCAGACCATCGCCGATACGGCATCCTTCGAATGGTTCTGGCAGGCGACCGACTGCAACGCCTACTACACCGATTCGCGCTACAGTCAGACATTTGGCGGGGCGCAACTGCTCTGGACCGACTTCCATCGCGAGCCATCATTTCTAAGACTCAGAAATCCCCCGCCGGCCAATGTCTATTTTTCCGGGTGGAACACGGCCATCAAGGTCGGCGATGCCGTGTGGGGTGTACATCATCCGCGCGGAGACCACACCATGGTCAGCAAGGGGAAGGTCACTGCCCTCAAGGAGACGATCACCGCCAGCGGCGGGACCCATTTGCTGGACCAAGTGCGATACGTCCACGGCGGCACCGAAGGCGGCAGCAGCGGTTCCGGCCTGTTCGCCGTCTCCGGCGGCACCGCCTATTGGAAGGGCTCGCTCTTCGGCGGCTCAGCGGAGGACTACCAGGACAGCGATTACAGCCATTTCGCCGGCTATTACGAGCAGATCAAGCCCTGGCTCACGTCCTGCGCACCGCCCTGGGGAGGCAGCATTCCGGGCGGCCAGAGCGTCACCGCATACCAGAGAGAAACCGCCAGCAAGTGCGCTTCCGTGTCCGAAGTTCGGACCTGCACCGACGGCAATCTCAGCGGAAGTTACACTTACGAAACTTGCACCCACGTCCCGGGCGCAGCCTGTACCCTCCCCTGGGGCGGCACCCTGGAAGACGGCCAGAGCGTCACCGCCTATCAGATCGACAGCGCCGTGAACTGCGCATCGGTCGCCGAGGTCCGCGCGTGCCTGGAAGGCACCCTCAGTGGCAGCTTCGGCTATCAGACTTGCACGAGCTCCGTTGACTCGGCCTCCATGACCGTCGTCCATCCCGCCGGCGGCGAAACCTTCGCGGCGGGACAAACCGTGCCGATCCAATGGCGACTGACCGGCTACGGCTCCAAGGCGAAAGTGAACGTCGCCTTGTCCAAGAACGGCGGGGCGAAATGGAGCGCCTTGAAGTCCGGCGCCCGGAATACCGGCAGTTGGAACTGGAAGGTCAGGAAGGGCCAGGCGACGTCCCGGGCGCTCATCCGGGTCTGCCTGCCCAAGACGAAGAAAACCCCGGCCATTTGCGACATCAGTGACGCGGTCTTCACGGTCCAGAAGTGA